Proteins encoded within one genomic window of Diorhabda sublineata isolate icDioSubl1.1 chromosome 1, icDioSubl1.1, whole genome shotgun sequence:
- the LOC130450141 gene encoding circadian clock-controlled protein daywake-like isoform X1, with amino-acid sequence MIKDPREIFINCSTHAVQQLFNQIPKGVPEIGLQVLDPLKIPVLNVIQGGRGPVTVNASLDNVTVIGFGNTKILYNSVDPKTYDFYTKLSLPRLRIDGNYELLGKILVIPLRGKGKCWFDAQNLDINVKSDVIMEKHDGFDFFNVTDVHVTFNIGGLKLHMGNLFDGIKALEESTNEYLNANWRPVADSLSPILSKTIEDIMLDILQRVFDNIPANFFLGDLEL; translated from the exons ATGATAAAAGATCCaagagaaattttcataaattgttcAACTCACGCCGTACAACAGTTATTCAACCAAATTCCAAAAGGAGTACCGGAAATAGGTCTTCAAGTATTAGATCCATTAAAAATACCAGTTTTGAAT gtAATACAAGGTGGCAGGGGTCCGGTAACAGTAAACGCATCATTAGATAATGTTACAGTGATAGGATTTGGTAATACTAAAATACTTTATAACAGTGTGGATCCTAAAACTTACGATTTTTATACTAAACTGTCTTTACCAAGATTAAGAATCGATGGAAATTATGAATTACTCGGTAAAATATTGGTTATACCTTTAAGAGGAAAGGGAAAGTGTTGGTTTGATGCTC aaaatctGGATATCAACGTAAAAAGCGATGTTATTATGGAAAAGCACGACGGTTTCGATTTCTTCAATGTGACCGATGTCCACGTGACCTTCAACATTGGAGGTTTAAAATTACATATGGGGAACTTATTCGACGGAATCAAAGCGTTAG AAGAGTCAACAAACGAATATTTGAACGCTAACTGGAGGCCCGTGGCTGATTCACTGAGTCCAATTTTATCGAAAACCATCGAAGATATAATGTTAGATATTTTACAAAGagtttttgataatattccAGCAAATTTCTTTTTAGGAGATTTGGAACTATAA
- the LOC130450159 gene encoding myophilin, whose protein sequence is MAKRNKEVETEVLNWIFACLGEPVPKGEFEDILKDGVVLCNLMNKLTPGCIKKIQTKGTNFQLMENIQRFQAAAKKYGLPEEEIFQTADLFEKRNIAQVAISLFSLGRITQKHPEWNGPTLGPKMAEENKRNFTEAQLRAHEGELNLQMGFNKGASQSGLGAFGNTRHM, encoded by the exons ATGGCT AAACGTAACAAAGAAGTAGAAACCGAAGTTCTCAATTGGATCTTCGCTTGTTTGGGCGAACCAGTACCGAAAGGGGAATTCGAAGACATCTTAAAGGACGGCGTCGTCTTATGTAATCTAATGAACAAACTCACGCCTggatgtataaaaaaaatccaaacgAAAGGGACGAATTTTCAGTTAATGGAGAACATCCAGAGGTTTCAAGCCGCCGCCAAAAAGTACGGATTACCCGAAGAGGAAATATTCCAGACGGctgatttgtttgaaaaaaggaaTATAGCTCAA GTAGCGATATCTCTATTTTCCTTAGGACGTATCACTCAAAAGCACCCCGAATGGAACGGTCCTACTTTAGGACCTAAAATGGCCgaagaaaataagagaaatttcACTGAAGCGCAACTCAGGGCGCATGAAGGTGAACTTAACCTCCAAATGGGTTTCAACAAAGGCGCTTCTCAATCTGGATTAGGAGCTTTCGGAAATACTCGacatatgtaa
- the LOC130450154 gene encoding muscle-specific protein 20-like: MPGPSRPLWQVAGKRDPEQEREAQAWIEAVTGMKFPPGVPYEDVLRDGIILCHLMNRLQPGIIQKINTTGGDYKMMDNLNQFQKACVKYGLSDVDLFQTTDLWDKKNIALVTTTIFAIGRTCYRHPEWRGPFLGPKPSEENKREFSEQQLRAGEAIIGLQAGQNRGATQAGQNFGASRKIILGK; the protein is encoded by the exons GTTGCCGGTAAACGCGATCCTGAACAAGAACGCGAAGCCCAAGCATGGATTGAGGCTGTTACGGGAATGAAGTTTCCTCCGGGCGTTCCTTACGAAGACGTTCTTAGAGACGGAATTATCCTTTGTCACTTGATGAACCGTTTACAACCTGGTATCATCCAGAAAATCAACACCACCGGCGGAGATTACAAAATGATGGATAACTTAAATCA ATTTCAAAAAGCATGTGTCAAATATGGTCTATCTGACGTAGATCTTTTCCAAACTACTGACCTGTGGGACAAAAAGAACATCGCTTTAGTTACAACTACCATTTTCGCCATAGGTCGTACCTGTTATAGACACCCAGAGTGGCGAGGTCCTTTCTTAGGTCCCAAGCCATCAGAAGAAAACAAAAGAGAATTTAGTGAACAACAACTTAGGGCCGGAGAAGCCATCATAGGGTTACAAGCCGGACAAAATAGGGGCGCTACTCAAGCCGGACAAAACTTTGGTGCTTCCAGGAAGATTATTTTGggaaaataa
- the LOC130450141 gene encoding circadian clock-controlled protein daywake-like isoform X2 — MVIQGGRGPVTVNASLDNVTVIGFGNTKILYNSVDPKTYDFYTKLSLPRLRIDGNYELLGKILVIPLRGKGKCWFDAQNLDINVKSDVIMEKHDGFDFFNVTDVHVTFNIGGLKLHMGNLFDGIKALEESTNEYLNANWRPVADSLSPILSKTIEDIMLDILQRVFDNIPANFFLGDLEL, encoded by the exons ATG gtAATACAAGGTGGCAGGGGTCCGGTAACAGTAAACGCATCATTAGATAATGTTACAGTGATAGGATTTGGTAATACTAAAATACTTTATAACAGTGTGGATCCTAAAACTTACGATTTTTATACTAAACTGTCTTTACCAAGATTAAGAATCGATGGAAATTATGAATTACTCGGTAAAATATTGGTTATACCTTTAAGAGGAAAGGGAAAGTGTTGGTTTGATGCTC aaaatctGGATATCAACGTAAAAAGCGATGTTATTATGGAAAAGCACGACGGTTTCGATTTCTTCAATGTGACCGATGTCCACGTGACCTTCAACATTGGAGGTTTAAAATTACATATGGGGAACTTATTCGACGGAATCAAAGCGTTAG AAGAGTCAACAAACGAATATTTGAACGCTAACTGGAGGCCCGTGGCTGATTCACTGAGTCCAATTTTATCGAAAACCATCGAAGATATAATGTTAGATATTTTACAAAGagtttttgataatattccAGCAAATTTCTTTTTAGGAGATTTGGAACTATAA